In Syntrophales bacterium, the sequence GATGAAAGGAGAAATAAACAATGAAGCGAATTCAAAAGGTTTTTTATGATGATGAACAAGAGGTCTCCTGCCTCGTTGTGACGGTGGCCTTAACTGTGATGCTCGGAGCTGTTCCAGCCTTTTGGGGGAGGCCATACCTTGATAACCGACGATACTGGAACCCAGGGAAAGGGAAGGACCCAGATCGAGTTGACCGGCCAGTACGACCATGACGACGAAAAAGGTGTGAAATCCGAGAACTGGGAGGCCAAGGCGGCCCTGTCCTTTGGACTATTCGATTCGCTGGATTTGGTCCTGGAAGTTCCCTATAACTGGGCAAGCGCCGACGCTGGCGTCAAGAGGGGAGTAAATGGTCCAGAGCCGGATATCTCGTTCCTTGCTGGCCTTGCTTTCCGGGTTTGATAAGATAAATCTCCAACTCATAGAAGTTTTCCCGCCACTTGCCGCGGAAAAGCTTCTATTCTCTGGGAAGCCCCTGGAACAGGAGCCAAAATGGCATGTCAGAAATTTCTAGTCTTTTAATCATTTCTACACATCACATTAGTCCAAGAAAGGGTGCATACACTCAGGTAGATGTTTCTTCGCCGAAAGAAAACAAGGCCTGAGAAGAGGCATACCAGTAAACCCATTGACAGCAATTTTAGTCACATTCTTCACCTGTTTTCGAGACGTGAGTTCTTTGAGATGGTTTATAGGATGAAGGCTGAGCGAGGGGACAAGGGATTCAGGTATTGGGAACAGTTTGTGGCCATGTTGTTTTGCCAACTCGGAGAGGCACATTCGCTGCGAGAGATTTGGGCGGATTGGCCAGTTGTTTTGGTAAAGTGAGGCATTGGGGACTCCTTACAGCGCCGAAACAATCGATGCTGTCCTATGCCGACACATACTAGCCGTGGCAATTGTACAAGAAGGTATTTTGCCGGTTCCTGGACCGATGCCGGAAACTGGATTTCGGCAGAAGACGATTCCGGTTCAGGAACCGGCTCTTCGGCTTGTATACCACGGTGATTGAACTTTGCATCAGCCTATTAAATCGGGCGAGGTTTCAGTAGACGAAGAAAGCACCGCTCAACGTACTGCCGAAAGTACGTCTCGCGATCATGGATCGGTAGAAGTGATGGGCGGATCGCATTTTTTCAGCGAGTCGCCTCTGGTGCGGTCCATGGTTCTTCCGGCGGCGTGTATCGACGCCCTCGCCGCGTCCAGCGTGATCTGCAACTTGTTGTCATAGATGGCGTAATCCAAGCGATAGCGGTCCGGCGTAAAATCGGGCATGATGACATTCGCCCCCGCCCGCAGCCCCCGAATCAGTCCGCGGTCCGGATCAGCGGTGACTAACGCCGTCGTTACAGGCATATGCGCGTTTCCGGTTGCGATCCGCACCAGGGCGAGCACCCTCAGCGTCGCCGGCACGGTTCCCCGCGGAACCGTCGCCAGGGGCGTATCGTGCTGGGGGATGAAAAGGCCCACCGAGGCCATATCGGGAGACAGATCGTGCAGCAGAACGATATCGGCACAGAGATCGTCAACGGTCTGACCGGGAAGGCCGACAATATTCCCGGTGCCGATCTGATATCCGATACGGCGCAAAAAATCCAGGATGCGCAATCTCTGCCGCAGCGTCTGATGAGGGTGGAGGCGGCGATACAATGCCTCGTTTGCCGTTTCGTGTTTCAAGAGGTACCGATCCGCCCCGGCCGCCTTCAATGCCCGGTAATCGTCGAAGGGCCGTTCCCCGATGCTCAGCGTAACGGCCACATCGGCGCGATGCTTGATCCGCTCCACGACGCGGCAGAGCATGGACCGGGTATAGAAAAAATCGTCCCCCGACTGGAGGACAATGGTTCCGACGCCGTACGACGCGATCCGCAACGCCGTATCGACCATTTCATCCTCGTCCATCCGATACCGCACCACCGCGTCGTTGTCCCGCCGGAGACCGCAATAGAGGCAGTTGTGCACGCAATGATTGGAAAACTCGATAATACCGCGGATATAAACGCTCTCCCCGCATTCCTTTCGCCGTATCCCGTCCGCTCTCCGGAAGAGCCTCTCATCGTCGCCGGGATTGTTGAGATAATGTAAAATTTCATCCTTCGTCATAGAGGTCCAGAAGTGCTTTCGCTGAAGCAATGAGTCGCTCCTTTTCATCCACTACGATGTCGTTCCACCGGCCGGACACGACGCCGTAACATCCGTTCAGTTCGATCCGCTCCGGGGGAAGGAAGGCCGGATCCTCCCGGCGTCCCCCCACATAGGACCATCTCCTGCCGAGAATCTCGACGAACCAAATGGAAACGCCGTGGCGGTCCCTCACGGCAGCCGCCAGGTCATTGAGCTTTCCGATCAATACCATTTTAGAAGTAGAGGTCTCGTTCCCCATCTTCGATCCTCTTGTAGTACTGAAGAAGCGTTTCGTATGCCCCGGGGATCTGTTGCTTGATCTCTTCCATTTCCTTTTTGATGATGACCTCTCCGGCCTTCTTCGTT encodes:
- the hydE gene encoding [FeFe] hydrogenase H-cluster radical SAM maturase HydE yields the protein MTKDEILHYLNNPGDDERLFRRADGIRRKECGESVYIRGIIEFSNHCVHNCLYCGLRRDNDAVVRYRMDEDEMVDTALRIASYGVGTIVLQSGDDFFYTRSMLCRVVERIKHRADVAVTLSIGERPFDDYRALKAAGADRYLLKHETANEALYRRLHPHQTLRQRLRILDFLRRIGYQIGTGNIVGLPGQTVDDLCADIVLLHDLSPDMASVGLFIPQHDTPLATVPRGTVPATLRVLALVRIATGNAHMPVTTALVTADPDRGLIRGLRAGANVIMPDFTPDRYRLDYAIYDNKLQITLDAARASIHAAGRTMDRTRGDSLKKCDPPITSTDP